The stretch of DNA CGCCCGAGTAAAATTATTCAACGTTGCAACCGTCACAAACGCCTTAATCTGTTTAATATCCATATTGTTCTCCTTATCTTAATAATCGATTTATATACGATTATTAATCTACTGCTTCGATTTTATATTTATATTATCATATCATATTGCCAAGCTCCATCCTAGTTTTGATTACTTTACTCAGAATCCGACCTGACGAAACATTAATTTTAGTTATCAGCGCTCACTCAACAAACTAAGTCTATAATATAGAAAGTCCCGACCTCTCAGAGAGGTCGGGACTTTTAACCTTGTTAATCGGATTTACCAACTTTATTTCTCGTGAACAATACTCTCAAAGCAAAATAAAGTCGGTAACTTTTCACGTTTACTGAACATCATTCTTTGATTTGCCCACTCGCAAAAACATAGCCTTAACGCCCTTTGGATAATCCAATCCCTGATGACAATTCTTCTCAGTTTCCACTCAGCTTTCTCCCACACAGTTTTTCTCCCCTGTCTGGTTCAAATGGCCTCTTACCTTCTTTTTAAGAACCATATATTTTTATTGATCTCAATTATCTTTTGCCTAATGTCCGTTCCTGTTCCCACCACATTACTAATGAAATAGAAAATCCTAACCAAGTTGCGCCAGCAGCGTATCCTGCTACAACATCACTTGGGTAGTGAACCCCCCAAGGAAGGTACAATGGGACGGTTTGTAGTGCACTCAAAATAATGGACACTGTCCCCACCCATTACTGGCCTATTTTTCAACCAAGTTGCTGTCTAAAATCAACTGGCGATAAGCCATTTAGTTACGGAACCCCCATCAGTATTACATGCATTTATCAATAAAGCACGAAAAAGAGAGCATAGTTTCTTAATTACAAATCGACTACTTCTTTAAGGATCTTTTGTATAACTTATAACATAACTCCTGTAATATCTAGAATGTCGACAACAGAGTTAGTACAGTGCACGAAAAGCTGATCGCTTCAAATTCCTTAATTATTTATCCCTCATTGTGAATTAAATCCTTAATTACATCCCGATAGTCCCGGGGAGGGTCTACATCTTTGACAGTTTGAATAATCCGAACTGTATTAAGCATTTTGTCTAGTTCCTGTTGGCAAATTATGCATTCCTGCAAGTGCTTTTCCAGCCTTTTATGACGCTTAGGTTCCAATTGATGCTCAAGAAAACGACTCAATAAAAGCTTAGTGCATTTGCATTTCATAGCTTTTCAGCCACCTCGCAATAACAAGTATAATCTTTAACATATTTAACACAACCCGATTTTATTAAATGATTATGAAAATATAATCTACCACGGTGCAAACGCGATTTTACCGCCCCAACCGTTATTTGTAGAATTTCTGCAGTTTTGCGATAGCTATATTGATATATTTCCCTCAGTACTAAAACTACTTTATAGTCTTCCGGAACATGGTGTAACAACGTATGAACAATACACCATTGCATTTCTTTACGGATAATAATTCTTTCAGGATCGCCATCCGCACAAGGTATTATCCCTAAATTAATTGATTGATGCGGATGTTCTCGACGTTTAGAATCAAGAAATCTATTTATTGTAATCCGACTTAACCAAGTACGAACACTAGCTTCTCCACGAAATTTATCATAATTTTGTATTGCTTTTAAAAATGTTTCTTGAGTTAAGTCATCGGCATCTTCAGTATTGCCGCATAGACGAAATGCAAGATTATAAATATAACGTTGGTGCTTTGCAATAAATTCATCTAAGTTAGCAAAACTTTCGGTAGACTCGATCCTATCTACTTTTTTCACTTCTTATGCCTCCTACTATATTTATATATTTAAATAGTTTCGTAAATTTCGTGTGTTTTCATAATGAACCAAGAAATCCAGTTTAAAATTCAGATGCTCTCATGTACCTACAATCGATCATACTATAACTCCGTTATATTTCTTATTTTACAAGAAATGTAATAAATCTCATACTGTATAATGCTAAGAAAATAGATATTCTCTAAGATATTGCACGCATTTGGGAAAAGATAGACACGGATGGGCCATAGGAGGACCATCCGTGTCTGATACCATTATAACCTTAAAGTCCCTAAGTAAGCTCTTGAATGCTGAAGCCGAACGAATGGCAGACGCAGGTCGCGAAGCCAGAAAACGCCAAGGCACCAGAGCCGGCCACTCCCCCCGCACCGTCGAACGATATTCGTAAAATCGTAAATATGTACAAAACTATTGACGTTACCTCTCATGAAGCGACCTTAGATAGTAAATCTACCCACAGCTTGCTCGTTCCATGAAACCCCAGTTCCAAGTGTTGAGGCGTCCACAATTGCCATGCCTTGATCAATCTTCAAAGGTTCGGCAACTATAGGATTCCACCAGTCTGTATATTCCAGCCAATGAGCAGTTGGGGTTGCACACAAGAGTTGAGCACTAATCTCCGGCCACAAATGATTAGATAACTTAATACCATGTGCCTGTGCCAGAGCAGCCGCACGTAACCAACCTGTAACACCACCAATCTTCATCACATCAGGCATCATCAAATCTGCTGCCTGAGCAAGAATCGCATGCCGCATATCGAGAATACCCCACCAGTTCTCACCGCTTTGAATGGCAGTCTTTGATTCGCGTGCAACTAGTGCATGACTAGCATAATCATGCGCTAATGTCGGCTCCTCAACCCAAGTCAGTCCCTCCTCATCAAGAACTCTCATTCGCGCCACTGCCTCAGATGCTGTCAAGCATTGGTTGTAGTCCACCATGATCGCAATTTCATCCCCCACTGCTTTGCGTATTGCACGCACAACAGCTAAATCCTCTTGTACCGTTGGATATCCTATTTTAGCTTTTACACCACGGAATCCCTGCTTTGCCCAATCTTCCGCTACCTTTGCAGAGCCTACAGCACCATCGTACCCAATAGCTCCATAGGCTGGAATTGGTTTTGCACTAAAGCCAAGCAAATGAACCAGCGATGTTTTATGAGTCCTCGCAATCGCATCCCAAAGTGCCATATCAATAGCAGCAAGGGCAATTCCAACAACCCCTTGAGTACCTAACAGTCGAAATTTCTTAGCAAGTTTCTGTTCTATTTCGCTCGGAGCAAGATCTTCACCAATTAGGAGGGGCTCAAGATTTTTAATGAGGTCTGCCGTAGGTTTCAATGCTGCCGAAGTATACGTAAACACAATACTATGGCCAATAATTCCATCTTCAGTAATTATGTCAGTCAGCACTAATGGTGATTCAGAAACTACTCCACTAGCAGTTCTATGGGGAACCTGCATTGGTACTAGCACCGCCCGTACCTGTAATTCTCGAATTTTGGGGATTACATGATTAATCATTTTTTCTCCTCCTTGATTCTATAATTAAACAACCATCTATTAAATTAGACGCAATTATTTTAAAAAAGTTTCACTTTTCTAAATCCATATATACAGGACATGGACATTGTTTAAAAATAAAAACCTTCACATCTTATGTATGTGAAGGTTTTTATTTTTGGTGGCTCGATCCGTGATCTTGCAAATCCATCCACCTAGACTCATATTATTTTGGATTTGATAGGAACTTACATATCCCTGGCCTGAATCCAAATCACGGCGTCCTGCTCTAGATCTTTGCCATTGAGTTTCTTATCTGGACCAGAGCTAATCGCAGCAAAGCCCCACCTGCTTCAAAGGTATTTCGATACCCTTTTATAATCCATTAAACAAAACTCTCCCTGACCCATCTATGAAGTTTGGGTAAATACGCCCAGAGAAAAAGAGAACGGCTCAGACTAAACCCAATAAAAGCAAGCCATATCCCATGATTGTCAAGCACTGGCACGGCCAAGCATAGTAATAGAGAATAACATACAAGTGAATATAGCATAGAGTTGCGAATGGGTACCGATACGATCGCGCCGGTAAAAACTCCGTAGAGCTGCAGACCCCAGAAGGCGACCACTGGAAACATAGCCACCCAAGCGATATGAGCCAGTGCCACTCGCTGTACCTCAACATTGATGGTAAAAAAGCCAATCAACCACTCCCGACCAAGCCAGGTAAACGCTGCCAGCACCAACGCCGTACAACCACCCCACAAAGCGGTCAACCCAATTGTGCTGATATATAGGCTTTTGTTCTTCTCGCCCAGCGCTTTACCAACCAAAACGGTTCCTGCGTTAGCAAAGCCACTAAGAAAATAGGCCAATACATAATGCAGTTGGAGTAGGACGGCATTGGCTGCCAGAATGATCTCGCCATAACGTAGACCATAGGCGGCAAAGCTGTTAAATACCGCTAATAGACAGGCTGTTCTGACCAAAAGATCCCCGTTGACCTTCATCATCGCCGCCAAGGCTTTTACATCAAAAAGGACAGCAAGAGAAATGTCTTCCAGATTAGCCATTCCTGTGCACGCAATCAAAGTTAAACCAATTATCGCCGATCCCACCTCGGCAATCAGAGTGGCAAGCGCCACACCGTCAGTGGTCATACCGAATACGACGACAAAAATTACAGCTAGAATCATATTAAGTACATTTAAAGCAACCTGCAGCCATAGGGACAAGCGTATTTTTTCCATTCCCATTAGCCAGCCAGCAATTACATAATTGATAAGGGCAAAAGGCGCCCCCCAAATCCGTATGTCATAATAGTTGGCGGCAATTGCCGTCAAAGTTTCATTGGGCGACATCAAGCGAAAGGCTGCTGTTTTAACTGGTTGCTGCAACGCTACCAATATCAGTCCCAGTAATGTAGCCAGCATTAGCGGTCTGAGCAAAGTTATCGTATTGGCCTGCCGGTCACGAAGACCGTTTGCCTGAGCACTGAAGCCTGAAGTGCTGACTCGAAGAAAACCGAGCAGCCAGTACACAGTATTGAAAATCAATACCCCTAGCGATACACCGCCGATATAGGCTGCTTGTGGCAAGCGGCCCATTATCGCGGTATCCACCACACCCAAAAGAGGTGTGGTGAGAGTGGTGATGGTTAGTGGCACCGCCAAAGCAAGAAAGCGCTTATGATTAGCCATCGTTAGCAGCGCTCCAGTTTTCATTGGTACCGCCCTCCCGTCAATCGTTCAAATTAGAATTTGAAATTGCCAATCAGATGATAAGACGGCTTGTAGCTGCTGAAGCCGGATTTTCCTTGATCATACGGTTTCAGGTTATAGTAGCGGGCTTCGAGGTTGGCATTTTTGGCAACCACATACTGCGCGCCAAATCCATAGCCTTTGGCACCGTCCTTGCCCCAGCCATTACCGCTGCTTATCACAAGATTGCTCGGATTACTTGTGGAGTCAACCGCATAGTTGCCCATTTCCAAATAATCAAAACTAACGCCGAAGGTGCCCGGTTTACTGTTGTCGATGCCCTTCCAGAGTAGGCGTGTCCAATACCCATGGTCCTGAGCACCTACAGGCAGCTTGGAGTCGCTATTTTTCACATATTCGCCAGTCATCGTAAACTCACCGCTTCTGGTCGTAAAACCGAGTGATGTCTGCTCCAGGTTGTAAGCAAGACCATCAATATCAACACTGTTTGTCATAGTGTCAATCCGAGTCAGCGTCACATTAGCCGATGGTCCGGTCTGCACTTTGACAGTACCGAAGAAAGCATTGGTAGTTTTACCGCTACCCGTGTAAGCAGCCAGATCACCGAAGCCGGCTAAATACTGAATATTATCATATTTATACGTAGCCATAGCTCCATCTAAAGAAACGGAATCCCACAACAGCCCCTGGCCTAACCCAGGCAGCATGCGGCCTGCGGAATAAACGGTGGATTTATTTCGCCATTGAATTTCCATCCGGTCAAAGCTAACTGTATTATTCGTAGAGGTTTCAGTGCTGCCATTTACCGCACGCACATTTGAACGATTCGTTGCGGCGATACGTGCCAGCAGACTCATATCCTCGTTTAAATCGGAGACGAGATTCATACGCAGCCGATGCTCTATACGATTATTATTTTTTGTATCGGTATTTTTAGCAGCCTGATTCCAGTTGGTCTGATAGCGAATACGCGAATCCCCGCTGAATTTGACGGCAGGTTTACTTTTTTCTAGCGCGGTCAGACGGTTTTCTGTTGTGGTATCCGTACCGCCCATACTCATATTTAACTCCGGCGAAAATTCCGCCTGTAGTTTTTGAATGACAGCCTGCTCCTGACTGCCGGCCTTGTCGGCCTTGGCGATGGCTTTAGCAACAATCGCCGCCATTTCTACCCGGGTTAGAATTACGTCCCCGCGGTATGCGCTGCCACCGAAGCCTTCGACCAGACCAGCTTGAGCCAACTGACCAACGGCACTGTAAGACCAGTGATTTGAAGGAATAACGGCAAACAGGTTGGCGGGAGCAGCCAGTACCGTACCGGCTACACTCAGGCTAAACGCAGTTCCCAAAACAATTGCAAACTTTTTTTTCATTTTATTCTCTCCTCTTCAACATTTCCTATTTCGACTATAATCCTCTTTATTCAAACAGTTAAATTCTTCTCCATATGTACAAGCTCATACGATCCGCCTTCATCCAGGGTAACCTGGAAGCCCTGTTTCTGCCAGAAATGAAAACCACCCGGCAAAAAGTGGTGGGTATGAAGATAAATCATTTTGTATCCCTGATCCCGGCAAAAGGCTTCCGCGATTTCCAACAGCTTCGCGCCAAGCCCCTGACGCCGGAGCGTCTTATCAATATAGCAGCGTCCGATTTCGGCCGTTGTCTCTTCGGGATAGCGCCCCTTCAGTGCAGCAATCCGGTCATTATACTCGCAGATCGCAATCGTTCCAATAACGGCGCCCTCCGGCGAAATCGCAGCCCACATCTGATTGCGCACCGGCTCAATGTACAGCTTGGCCAGCCCCCAGACATCATCAGTAACCGCGCGTTGTCCGTCATGAGCAAAGAGGTCTGTAAGCTGCCGAAACAAGAAATTCTGCACACTGGCAATATCTCGATTGTCAATCTTCCGAATCTCTACCTTCTCGGCGTCCATTCTATCTATCCCTTCTAATTGAGCTTTCAAGTCTTTAACAAATGGCAGGCCGCGCGATGTCCTGATGACAGTTCCTCAAGCACCGGTTTGTCTTTCCGGCATACTTCCATACATTTCGGGCACCTGCTTTGAAATGGGCACCCCGGCGGCAAGGCAAGCGGGCTTGGTATCTCGCCCTCTAATGGGCGTACTATGGTACGTCCTTTTGCTACCACCGGAAAAACCGCTTGTAGTAGTGCCTTGGTATAAGGATGCTTCGCCTCCTGCAGCGCATCGCCAGACAATACTTCTACGATATTGCCAAGATACATCACGGCAACGCGATGGCAAATCTTCGAGACCAGGGCCAGATCATGACAGATAAAAATCATTGCGAGTTTTTTTTCTTGTTGTATCTGGACTAATAGCTCTACGATTTTTTTCTGTACCGATACATCCAATGCACTGGTTGCCTCATCGCAGACGAGGACTTCCGGTTCCAGCGCCAGCGCCCGGGCAATCCCGATACGTTGCCGCTGTCCACCACTCATATTGCCGGGGTAGCGGTCAGCAAATTCTTCCGGCAATTCCACCATGCGTAAAAGCTCTGCCGCCTTTTTACCTGCATCCCGATCTTTAACCAGTTTAAAATTGTAAAGCGGCTCGCAGAGAATATCCCTGATCTTCATCTTCGGATTGAAGGCCTGCGTCGGATCCTGAAACACCATCTGGATATACCGCCGGCTTTGACGCAGCCGCTCTCCCGTAAGCCGAGTCAAATCCTCGCCCCGGTAACAAATGGAGCCGCTTGTCGGCGTATGCAGATGCATGATCAACTTAACCAACGTACTCTTACCGCAGCCGCTTTCTCCTACAACTCCGAGCGTTTCGCCTTTTTGCAGCGACAGCGACACATTATCGCAGGCTGTTAGGAGACGCCCGTCAGCTACCGGAAAACGCTTTACAACATGTTCAATTGTCAGAATGGGCTCCTTGTCAACTGACATAATTTGCTCCTCCAACCTGCGGCACGGCGGCCAAAAGCTCCTTGGTATATGGCGACTGCGGTTCGGCGATAATATCATCCGTTCTGCCGGACTCTACGATTTCGCCATCCTGCATGACAATAAGCTTATCCGACATATACGCGGCCACACCGATATTGTGTGTAACAATAATGATTGCCGTTTTATCTTTTTGGCAAATATCCATCATTTCTTTTACCACCTGCGCCTGTGTTGTCACATCCAGCGCCGATGTCGGCTCATCAGCCAGCAAAAGACGCGGCTTAAAAAACATCGCCATTGCTACGCCGACACGCTGACGCATACCACCGCTCAGTTCAAACGGATAGCTTTTCATGATAGTCTCTGGATTAGGCAAGTGCATCTTTTGGAGCATATCCTCTGCCGCTCTAGCTGCTTCAGCTTTTGTAATCGGCGAGTGTTCACAAATATACTCAATAAACTGACGGCCAATACGACGAATAGGATCAAGCATGCTGCCGCTGTCCTGGAAAACCATGGCAGCCTTTGTACCGCAGAGACTGTGCCACTCAGCAGGAGTATTCTCCAATAGGTCTTTGCCTTCAAAGATAATTTTTCCGCCGCTGACACGGCCTTCATGCGGCAGGCAGCCAAGAATCGCACGGATAACCGTCGTTTTGCCACTACCGCTTTCACCTACAATTGCAAGGACCTCGCCCTCATCGAGCGATATATTCACATTCCGGACCATTTCACGCTCCGCATAGGATACTGAAAGTTCCGATACCTCTAGTAACATTTCAGCTCTCCTTCATGTGCTGTTATTTTTTAGCTGGCTTAATCTTATTGGTCAGCCAGTAGTAGTCGGAAGGATACATCCGCGCTCCTTCGATCTTAGTTGAGCTGATAATGTTGGTTTCCGGATAGCCCAGGAATAGAGCTGCTCCGTCATTCATGATAATCTGCTGACTATCAATGATGAGCTTCCGGCGCTTCTGCCGATCAAATTCGCTAGAAAGCTCCGCAAGCTTCGCATCCAGAGCCGGATTGCTGTAGCCGGAACCATTCTGCGGATTGTCACCGTTGTTTGTCCGCCAGTACCAGTTCAGGAAGATTTCCGGATCACCGGTATTGGCAGTTGTGATATTGGAAATCAGGAGGCCGTATTCACCATTGATGCCCATTTTATCAATCAGATTGTAGTCCACTGTCTTGATTTTAACGTCAAAGCCAACCTTTTTCGCATCAGCCTGTACAGCCTCTGCATAAATCGGTAATTCGGCGCGGCTGTTGTACACAACAAAGTCTACCGTCAGCTTGTTGCCGTTCTTTTCTAAAATTCCGTCACCATCGCTATCTGTCCAGCCGGCTTCTGCCAAAAGCTGCTTGGAACGATCAATATTATAGCCGTTAGGATCCTTAAGCTGGTCAAAACCGTAATCCATTGACGGTGGAACCGGAGCTTTACCTTCAATAAAGGTACCCTTTAGAACAACTTCATTATAGGCCTTTCTATTGCAGGCACTGATAAAAGCGGCGCGAACCTTTGAATCACCCAGAACGCCTTTTTGATTAATTCGGGCCAATACGGTACGCAGCGAAGCAATTCTATCGACATTAAACTTAGTTTTATCGTTAAATAAACCAATATCGCCTGCCGCAATATTGACTGCCATATCTACTTCACCGGACTGCAGTGCCATCGCTCGTGTATTCGGATCATCAATGGACGGAATTTCTACCGTCTCGTAAGGCACTGGACCGTCCCAATAATTAGGGTTTTTGACCAGTACTGCCTTTTCCTTGACAAAGGACTTGCACATGTACGGGCCGGTGCCAATCGGGCCTTCCTTTGCAAAATCCCGTGCCGGTTCAGCCGAAACGTCCACAATTAAGAACAGAGGGTCAGCCAGAAAGCCCGGCATGCTAGGCTCCGGCTTTTCCGTAAGGATAGTCAGTGTCTGACCGTCTGCCTTCATTTCCTTATACTTGAAGAAAGTAGCCGCCCGCTTGTTCTTGGCAAACGCTCTCTCTAACGAATCTTTAACAGCAGCCGCATCCAGCGGCTTGCCGTTGGAGAATTTAATGCCGTCTTTAATTTTAAAAGTCCAAGTCAGATGGTCGGTGCTAATTTGCCAACTTTCTGCCAACCAAGGTTGCACATTCATTTTTTCATCAAATTTCGTAAGACTCTCCCCAATACCATAGCGCATGACAACCCAGCCAAAATAATTTTCCGTCGGCTCAAGCGAGGCCGCAAAGTTGGTTACACCAATTTTTAGGGTCTTCGTGTCAGATTCTTTCTCACCGCCGCAGCCGGTCAGCAACACAGCCGACAAGCAAAGGATCATAAGCACCCAAGTTAATCTTCCTAATCGTTTCAAAAAACCTCATCCTCTCTCTATGTATTTAATTTGCCCGCTTCGGATCCATGATGTCCCGCAGGCTGTCGCCCCACAGATTGAAACTCGAGACTACAATTAAGATTGCAAGCCCCGGATAAAGCATCAGCCAGGGAGCGGTCTGGATATGCTGCCTTCCCTCATTAAGCATCAGTCCCCATTCGGGTGTAGGCGGCTGTGCGCCAAAGCCTAAAAAGGATAACCCGGCAAATTCCATGATCATGGTGCCGATATCCATAGCTGCTGTTACAACAATGGTCGGCAGGATGTTGGGCAGAATATGGCGCCATAAAAGTTGCAGCGGCTTGGTTCCGCTGATCACGGCTGCCGCAATAAAATCACGTTCACGCAATTTAAGTGTGAGACTGCGCCCCAAACGCGCATATTTGGTCCAACTCACCGCCGCCAGCGCCAAAATGGCATTGATAACATTACCTCCCAGCATACCGGCAATGGCAATCGCCAGCACGATCCCTGGAAAAGCCAGCATCATATCGACAATGCGCATAAGCACGGTATCCACCTTGCCGCCCATGTAGCCCGCCATTACACCGATAAAAGTTCCTACCACCGCAATAAGGGCAACCAGCGACAACGTCATAATCAGCGAGGTACGCGCCCCATAAATAATGCGCGACCAGCAATCCCGCCCCAGCTTGTCCGTCCCGAACCAATGCTTATCAGACGGCGCCTGCAGGGC from Sporomusaceae bacterium FL31 encodes:
- a CDS encoding RNA polymerase sigma factor, yielding MKKVDRIESTESFANLDEFIAKHQRYIYNLAFRLCGNTEDADDLTQETFLKAIQNYDKFRGEASVRTWLSRITINRFLDSKRREHPHQSINLGIIPCADGDPERIIIRKEMQWCIVHTLLHHVPEDYKVVLVLREIYQYSYRKTAEILQITVGAVKSRLHRGRLYFHNHLIKSGCVKYVKDYTCYCEVAEKL
- a CDS encoding dipeptide epimerase yields the protein MINHVIPKIRELQVRAVLVPMQVPHRTASGVVSESPLVLTDIITEDGIIGHSIVFTYTSAALKPTADLIKNLEPLLIGEDLAPSEIEQKLAKKFRLLGTQGVVGIALAAIDMALWDAIARTHKTSLVHLLGFSAKPIPAYGAIGYDGAVGSAKVAEDWAKQGFRGVKAKIGYPTVQEDLAVVRAIRKAVGDEIAIMVDYNQCLTASEAVARMRVLDEEGLTWVEEPTLAHDYASHALVARESKTAIQSGENWWGILDMRHAILAQAADLMMPDVMKIGGVTGWLRAAALAQAHGIKLSNHLWPEISAQLLCATPTAHWLEYTDWWNPIVAEPLKIDQGMAIVDASTLGTGVSWNEQAVGRFTI
- the dinF gene encoding DNA damage-inducible protein F, which encodes MKTGALLTMANHKRFLALAVPLTITTLTTPLLGVVDTAIMGRLPQAAYIGGVSLGVLIFNTVYWLLGFLRVSTSGFSAQANGLRDRQANTITLLRPLMLATLLGLILVALQQPVKTAAFRLMSPNETLTAIAANYYDIRIWGAPFALINYVIAGWLMGMEKIRLSLWLQVALNVLNMILAVIFVVVFGMTTDGVALATLIAEVGSAIIGLTLIACTGMANLEDISLAVLFDVKALAAMMKVNGDLLVRTACLLAVFNSFAAYGLRYGEIILAANAVLLQLHYVLAYFLSGFANAGTVLVGKALGEKNKSLYISTIGLTALWGGCTALVLAAFTWLGREWLIGFFTINVEVQRVALAHIAWVAMFPVVAFWGLQLYGVFTGAIVSVPIRNSMLYSLVCYSLLLCLAVPVLDNHGIWLAFIGFSLSRSLFLWAYLPKLHRWVRESFV
- a CDS encoding N-acetyltransferase is translated as MDAEKVEIRKIDNRDIASVQNFLFRQLTDLFAHDGQRAVTDDVWGLAKLYIEPVRNQMWAAISPEGAVIGTIAICEYNDRIAALKGRYPEETTAEIGRCYIDKTLRRQGLGAKLLEIAEAFCRDQGYKMIYLHTHHFLPGGFHFWQKQGFQVTLDEGGSYELVHMEKNLTV
- a CDS encoding peptide ABC transporter ATP-binding protein, which gives rise to MSVDKEPILTIEHVVKRFPVADGRLLTACDNVSLSLQKGETLGVVGESGCGKSTLVKLIMHLHTPTSGSICYRGEDLTRLTGERLRQSRRYIQMVFQDPTQAFNPKMKIRDILCEPLYNFKLVKDRDAGKKAAELLRMVELPEEFADRYPGNMSGGQRQRIGIARALALEPEVLVCDEATSALDVSVQKKIVELLVQIQQEKKLAMIFICHDLALVSKICHRVAVMYLGNIVEVLSGDALQEAKHPYTKALLQAVFPVVAKGRTIVRPLEGEIPSPLALPPGCPFQSRCPKCMEVCRKDKPVLEELSSGHRAACHLLKT
- the oppD_2 gene encoding peptide ABC transporter ATP-binding protein yields the protein MLLEVSELSVSYAEREMVRNVNISLDEGEVLAIVGESGSGKTTVIRAILGCLPHEGRVSGGKIIFEGKDLLENTPAEWHSLCGTKAAMVFQDSGSMLDPIRRIGRQFIEYICEHSPITKAEAARAAEDMLQKMHLPNPETIMKSYPFELSGGMRQRVGVAMAMFFKPRLLLADEPTSALDVTTQAQVVKEMMDICQKDKTAIIIVTHNIGVAAYMSDKLIVMQDGEIVESGRTDDIIAEPQSPYTKELLAAVPQVGGANYVS
- a CDS encoding peptide ABC transporter substrate-binding protein — encoded protein: MKRLGRLTWVLMILCLSAVLLTGCGGEKESDTKTLKIGVTNFAASLEPTENYFGWVVMRYGIGESLTKFDEKMNVQPWLAESWQISTDHLTWTFKIKDGIKFSNGKPLDAAAVKDSLERAFAKNKRAATFFKYKEMKADGQTLTILTEKPEPSMPGFLADPLFLIVDVSAEPARDFAKEGPIGTGPYMCKSFVKEKAVLVKNPNYWDGPVPYETVEIPSIDDPNTRAMALQSGEVDMAVNIAAGDIGLFNDKTKFNVDRIASLRTVLARINQKGVLGDSKVRAAFISACNRKAYNEVVLKGTFIEGKAPVPPSMDYGFDQLKDPNGYNIDRSKQLLAEAGWTDSDGDGILEKNGNKLTVDFVVYNSRAELPIYAEAVQADAKKVGFDVKIKTVDYNLIDKMGINGEYGLLISNITTANTGDPEIFLNWYWRTNNGDNPQNGSGYSNPALDAKLAELSSEFDRQKRRKLIIDSQQIIMNDGAALFLGYPETNIISSTKIEGARMYPSDYYWLTNKIKPAKK
- the oppC_2 gene encoding peptide ABC transporter substrate-binding protein; the encoded protein is MVNLGKDKFLFWLYSFFVLLIIGFALFAPWLAPYDPYNAVMEQALQAPSDKHWFGTDKLGRDCWSRIIYGARTSLIMTLSLVALIAVVGTFIGVMAGYMGGKVDTVLMRIVDMMLAFPGIVLAIAIAGMLGGNVINAILALAAVSWTKYARLGRSLTLKLRERDFIAAAVISGTKPLQLLWRHILPNILPTIVVTAAMDIGTMIMEFAGLSFLGFGAQPPTPEWGLMLNEGRQHIQTAPWLMLYPGLAILIVVSSFNLWGDSLRDIMDPKRAN